The following coding sequences are from one Primulina eburnea isolate SZY01 chromosome 15, ASM2296580v1, whole genome shotgun sequence window:
- the LOC140815487 gene encoding secreted RxLR effector protein 161-like → MIKSTKKLLNSRFDMKDLGLANVILGIKIHRTSEGLVLSQSHYVDKILEKFNNDDSALARTQIDTSQHLSKNRGESMSQLEYSRVIGSMMYLMSSTRPDIAYAVSRLSRFTSNPGVEHWKAIIRLLRYLRYTRDHGLHYTRYHAVIEGYIDANWISDMKDSKSTSGFVFTLGGAAIAWKSSKQTVIARSTMESEFIALDKCAEEAEWLRHFLEDVPGWEKPVPAIYIHCDSQSAIGRAQNNMYNGKSRHICRRHNTIR, encoded by the coding sequence ATGATCAAATCCACCAAGAAGTTATTGAACTCAAGATTTGACATGAAAGATTTGGGCTTAGCCAATGTAATCCTTGGAATTAAAATCCATAGAACATCAGAAGGGCTAGTCCTAAGTCAGTCACATTATGTTGACAAAATACTTGAGAAGTTCAATAATGATGACTCTGCATTGGCTAGAACACAGATAGATACCAGTCAACATCTATCAAAGAATCGAGGTGAAAGTATGTCTCAATTAGAATACTCTCGAGTCATTGGAAGTATGATGTACTTAATGAGTAGTACAAGACCAGACATAGCTTATGCAGTGAGCAGATTGAGTAGATTCACGAGTAATCCAGGAGTTGAACACTGGAAAGCAATTATCAGATTGCTAAGATACTTAAGGTACACTCGTGATCATGGACTGCATTATACCAGATATCATGCTGTTATTGAAGGATACATTGATGCAAATtggatatctgatatgaaagatTCAAAATCTACAAGTGGATTTGTATTCACTTTAGGAGGTGCAGCAATCGCGTGGAAATCTTCTAAACAAACTGTAATAGCCAGATccacaatggaatctgagtttatAGCTCTTGACAAGTGTGCTGAAGAGGCTGAATGGCTGCGTCACTTCTTAGAAGATGTTCCAGGATGGGAAAAACCAGTGCCGGCTATATACATACATTGTGATAGCCAATCTGCAATTGGTAGGGCAcaaaataatatgtataatgGTAAGTCTAGGCATATATGTCGTAGACATAATACCATTAGATAA
- the LOC140815485 gene encoding uncharacterized protein gives MTLSAFELKFDVLTSSLDHLLSGLARLSTSTSTILGGDQPSRTRCQALSSMDFMYILILTVQNAWSLIASRLPGRTDNDIKNYWNSHLSRRIYRYGSIGALTEADLIKILTSAYKKRAAPKKSSSAAKNADSHDIATDVDNQKNANNSGSDQSHRMPEDKDWYPPDPFENKEAGGVNTSSTRWLHGSELSPSPNEVKEGEDFWQWGAVDDEVVMHVEQFLEGGLSHKGDEEDTTAIDEDMKGKGTVTEKVCGEWGLNIENMDFHACYSPTIPYYNHEDLGRDHVNDGREEFLLWNFGEE, from the exons ATGACATTGAGTGCCTTTGAGTTGAAATTTGATGTCTTAACCTCATCATTAGACCATTTACTCTCAGGTTTAGCTCGACTGTCAACTTCTACATCAACAATTCTAGGTGGTGACCAACCATCTAGAACCAGATGCCAAGCTCTTTCCTCAATGGATTTTATGTACATCCTCATCTTGACAGTCCAAAACGC GTGGTCTCTTATAGCTAGCCGTTTGCCGGGAAGGACGGACAATGATATAAAGAATTATTGGAATTCTCATCTAAGCAGGAGAATATATCGGTATGGGTCCATCGGTGCACTCACTGAGGCAGATCTGATAAAGATTTTGACAAGCGCTTACAAGAAACGGGCAGCACCGAAGAAGTCGTCGTCTGCAGCCAAGAATGCCGATTCTCACGATATTGCAACTGATGTGGATAATCAGAAAAATGCGAATAATAGCGGAAGTGATCAATCCCACAGAATGCCAGAAGATAAAGACTGGTACCCGCCAGACCCTTTTGAAAACAAAGAAGCAGGAGGAGTAAATACCAGCAGTACGAGATGGTTGCATGGTTCCGAGTTGTCACCGTCGCCTAATGAAGTAAAAGAAGGAGAGGATTTCTGGCAGTGGGGCGCCGTAGATGACGAGGTTGTAATGCATGTCGAGCAGTTTTTGGAAGGTGGCCTCAGCCATAAAGGAGATGAAGAAGACACAACTGCCATTGATGAAGACATGAAGGGAAAAGGAACTGTGACCGAGAAAGTGTGTGGGGAATGGGGGCTTAATATAGAAAATATGGACTTTCATGCATGTTATTCACCAACTATTCCGTACTATAACCATGAAGACCTTGGACGGGATCATGTTAATGATGGCAGAGAAGAATTTCTTCTCTGGAATTTTGGAGAGGAATGA
- the LOC140815247 gene encoding uncharacterized protein, with product MGRTPCCEKTGLNKGKWTAEEDEKLISYIKANAEGSWRSLPKNAGLLRCGKSCRLRWMNYLRDDVKRGNFSEEEEETIVKLHKTFGNKWSLIASRLPGRTDNEIKNYWNSHLSRRIYRYGSIGALTEADLIKILTSAYKKWAAPKKSSYAAKNADSHDIATDVDNQKNANNSGSDQFHRMPEDKDWYPPDPFENKEAGGVNTSSTRWLHGSELSPSPNEVKEGEDFWQWGAVDDEVVMHVEQFLEGGLSDKGDEEDTTAIDEDMKGKGTVTEKVCGEWGLNIENMDLHACYSPTIPYYNHEDLGWDHVNDGREEFLLWNFGEK from the exons ATGGGTAGAACCCCGTGTTGCGAAAAGACGGGATTAAATAAAGGTAAATGGACAGCAGAAGAAGATgagaaactgatcagttacatCAAGGCAAATGCAGAGGGTTCTTGGAGATCCCTACCGAAGAACGCCG GTTTGTTGAGGTGTGGGAAGAGTTGCAGGCTGAGGTGGATGAACTATCTGAGAGATGATGTGAAGAGAGGAAACTTCAGTGAAGAAGAGGAAGAGACCATTGTCAAGTTGCACAAAACCTTCGGAAATAA GTGGTCTCTTATAGCTAGCCGTTTGCCGGGAAGGACGGACAATGAGATAAAGAATTATTGGAATTCTCATCTAAGCAGGAGAATATATCGGTATGGGTCCATCGGTGCACTCACTGAGGCAGATCTGATAAAGATTTTGACTAGCGCATACAAGAAATGGGCAGCACCGAAGAAGTCGTCGTATGCAGCCAAGAATGCCGATTCTCACGATATTGCAACTGATGTGGATAATCAGAAAAATGCGAATAATAGCGGAAGTGATCAATTCCACAGAATGCCAGAAGATAAAGACTGGTACCCGCCAGACCCTTTTGAAAACAAAGAAGCAGGAGGAGTAAATACCAGCAGTACGAGATGGTTGCATGGTTCCGAGTTGTCACCGTCGCCTAATGAAGTAAAAGAAGGAGAGGATTTCTGGCAGTGGGGCGCCGTAGATGACGAGGTTGTAATGCATGTCGAGCAGTTTTTGGAAGGTGGCCTCAGCGATAAAGGAGATGAAGAAGACACAACTGCCATTGATGAAGACATGAAGGGAAAAGGAACTGTGACCGAGAAAGTGTGTGGGGAATGGGGGCTTAATATAGAAAATATGGACCTTCATGCATGTTATTCACCAACTATTCCGTACTATAACCATGAAGACCTTGGATGGGATCATGTTAATGATGGCAGAGAAGAATTTCTTCTCTGGAATTTTGGAGAGAAATGA